The following proteins are encoded in a genomic region of Micromonospora olivasterospora:
- a CDS encoding helix-turn-helix domain-containing protein, with protein sequence MRNGVEFLVGELRAARIARGLSQDDFGKLINYSGTHVGNVEGGQRPLKVDYVKAVDQALQTGGLYQRLFEKMGAPIWLREWIEDEQRAVSLRWYEPAWVPGILQTEEYARTTLAGELLRPDDVDRLVGSRLGRQALLHRDPPLLLTAVLDEAVIRRAAEHQRAMMTAQLEHLLACAELPHVQIHVVPSTVGIYGGLGGPFVIAGLPDGSRVGCADGQLEPQITDRPEDVATLEHRWERIRAEALPRQESLNRIKEAASSWT encoded by the coding sequence GTGAGGAACGGCGTGGAGTTCCTGGTCGGTGAGCTGCGGGCGGCGCGGATCGCGCGCGGGCTCAGCCAGGACGACTTCGGCAAACTGATCAACTATTCGGGCACGCACGTCGGCAACGTCGAGGGCGGGCAGCGACCGCTCAAGGTGGACTACGTCAAGGCGGTCGACCAGGCGCTGCAGACGGGCGGGCTCTACCAGCGACTCTTCGAGAAGATGGGCGCGCCGATCTGGTTGCGGGAGTGGATCGAGGACGAGCAGCGGGCCGTCTCGCTGCGCTGGTACGAGCCGGCCTGGGTGCCGGGCATCCTCCAGACCGAGGAGTACGCGCGGACGACGCTGGCCGGCGAGCTGCTGCGACCGGACGACGTGGACCGGCTGGTGGGCTCGCGGCTGGGCCGGCAGGCGCTGCTGCACCGCGACCCGCCGCTGCTGCTGACCGCGGTGCTGGACGAGGCGGTGATCCGGCGGGCGGCCGAGCACCAGCGCGCCATGATGACGGCGCAGCTCGAACACCTGCTGGCCTGCGCGGAGCTGCCGCACGTGCAGATCCACGTCGTGCCCTCCACCGTCGGGATCTACGGCGGGCTCGGGGGGCCGTTCGTCATCGCCGGGCTGCCCGACGGCAGCCGCGTCGGCTGCGCCGACGGCCAGCTCGAACCGCAGATCACCGACCGGCCCGAGGACGTTGCTACGCTGGAACATCGGTGGGAACGCATCCGCGCCGAGGCGCTGCCCCGCCAGGAGTCCCTGAACAGGATCAAAGAGGCCGCATCATCATGGACCTGA
- a CDS encoding phage holin family protein: MTTTQDSRVNSGYGPAGAPPTADEVRGSSVGELLRQVTTDLSTLMRQEVELAKAEIRQEGRRAGKAAGLFGGAGFGGYMVALFLSIALWAGLSNVLDAGWAALIVAVIWGAIAAVLYSMAKKNAQRVRGLARTSDSLQRIPDALKPHPEGVTR; encoded by the coding sequence ATGACGACGACGCAGGATTCCCGGGTGAACTCCGGGTACGGCCCCGCGGGTGCCCCGCCCACCGCGGACGAGGTCCGGGGCAGCTCCGTCGGTGAGCTGCTGCGCCAGGTGACCACCGACCTGTCGACGCTCATGCGCCAGGAGGTCGAGCTGGCCAAGGCCGAGATCCGCCAGGAGGGCAGGCGGGCGGGCAAGGCCGCCGGTCTGTTCGGCGGCGCCGGGTTCGGCGGCTACATGGTGGCGCTGTTCCTGTCGATCGCCCTGTGGGCCGGGCTGTCCAACGTGCTGGACGCCGGCTGGGCGGCCCTGATCGTGGCCGTGATCTGGGGCGCGATCGCCGCGGTCCTCTACTCCATGGCGAAGAAGAACGCCCAGCGCGTACGCGGTCTCGCCCGGACCAGCGACAGCCTCCAGCGGATTCCCGACGCGCTCAAGCCACACCCGGAGGGAGTCACCCGATGA
- the rpmA gene encoding 50S ribosomal protein L27, which produces MAHKKGASSSRNGRDSAAQRLGVKRFGGQVVSAGEILIRQRGTKFHPGDLVGRGGDDTLFALAAGAVQFGTKRGRKTVSIVPQQ; this is translated from the coding sequence ATGGCTCACAAAAAGGGTGCGTCCAGCTCGCGTAACGGCCGTGACTCCGCGGCCCAGCGGCTCGGCGTGAAGCGCTTCGGTGGTCAGGTCGTCAGCGCGGGTGAGATCCTCATCCGTCAGCGTGGCACCAAGTTCCACCCCGGTGACCTGGTCGGCCGTGGCGGCGACGACACGCTGTTCGCGCTGGCGGCCGGTGCGGTCCAGTTCGGCACCAAGCGCGGTCGCAAGACCGTCAGCATCGTGCCCCAGCAGTAG
- the obgE gene encoding GTPase ObgE, which produces MTTFVDRVVLHLQAGDGGHGCVSIHREKFKPFGGPDGGNGGHGGSVTLVVDPQVHTLLDFHFRPHVKAENGRGGAGSNRDGANGRDLVIKVPNGTVVQTPDGEVLADMVGAGTTFEAARGGRGGRGNASLANARRKAPGFAELGEPGDQLDVVLELKSVADVGLVGFPSAGKSSLISVISAAKPKIADYPFTTLVPNLGVVQAGEATFTVADVPGLIPGAATGKGLGLEFLRHVERCAVLVHVIDTATLEPGRDPLADIDTIEAELTEYGGLADRPRLVALNKVDVPDGRDLAEIVRPDLEGRGFRVFEVSAATREGLRELTYAMVELVERSRAAVPPAEPTRIVIRPKAVDDAGFVIKAEEDGSYTVRGVRPERWVRQTNFDNDEAVGYLADRLNRLGVEDALAKAGANPGDLVRIAEREFDWQPTVYAGVEFVPGNRGTDVRLEERSARPNAAERLAARKARRQRPADELVAETETDADLDE; this is translated from the coding sequence GTGACGACGTTCGTGGACCGGGTCGTCCTGCACCTGCAGGCCGGCGATGGCGGGCACGGTTGTGTCTCGATCCACCGGGAGAAGTTCAAGCCCTTCGGCGGGCCGGACGGCGGCAACGGCGGGCACGGCGGCAGCGTGACCCTGGTCGTCGACCCGCAGGTGCACACCCTGCTCGACTTCCACTTCCGCCCGCACGTCAAGGCCGAGAACGGCCGGGGCGGCGCGGGCTCGAACCGGGACGGCGCGAACGGGCGCGACCTGGTGATCAAGGTGCCCAACGGCACCGTCGTGCAGACCCCGGACGGCGAGGTGCTGGCCGACATGGTCGGCGCCGGCACCACGTTCGAGGCGGCCCGGGGCGGCCGGGGCGGCCGGGGCAACGCGTCGCTGGCCAACGCCCGGCGCAAGGCGCCCGGCTTCGCCGAGCTGGGGGAGCCCGGCGACCAGCTCGACGTGGTGCTGGAGCTGAAGAGCGTCGCCGACGTCGGCCTGGTCGGGTTCCCCTCGGCCGGCAAGTCGTCGCTGATCTCGGTCATCTCCGCCGCCAAGCCGAAGATCGCGGACTACCCGTTCACCACGCTGGTGCCGAACCTCGGGGTGGTCCAGGCGGGCGAGGCGACCTTCACCGTCGCCGACGTGCCCGGCCTGATCCCGGGCGCGGCCACCGGCAAGGGCCTCGGGCTGGAGTTCCTCCGCCACGTCGAGCGGTGCGCCGTGCTCGTCCACGTGATCGACACCGCCACGCTGGAGCCGGGCCGCGACCCGCTCGCCGACATCGACACCATCGAGGCCGAGCTGACCGAGTACGGCGGGCTGGCCGACCGGCCCCGGCTCGTCGCGCTGAACAAGGTCGACGTGCCGGACGGCCGGGACCTCGCCGAGATCGTCCGGCCCGACCTGGAGGGGCGCGGCTTCCGCGTGTTCGAGGTGTCGGCGGCGACCCGGGAGGGGCTGCGCGAGCTGACGTACGCCATGGTGGAGCTGGTCGAGCGGTCCCGCGCCGCCGTCCCGCCGGCGGAGCCCACCCGCATCGTGATCCGGCCGAAGGCGGTCGACGACGCCGGCTTCGTCATCAAGGCCGAGGAGGACGGCTCGTACACCGTCCGGGGCGTGCGGCCGGAGCGTTGGGTGCGGCAGACGAACTTCGACAACGACGAGGCCGTGGGATACCTGGCCGACCGGCTCAACCGTCTCGGCGTCGAGGACGCGCTGGCCAAGGCGGGGGCGAACCCCGGCGACCTGGTGCGCATCGCCGAGCGGGAGTTCGACTGGCAGCCGACCGTCTACGCGGGCGTCGAGTTCGTCCCCGGCAACCGGGGCACCGACGTGCGGCTGGAGGAGAGGTCGGCCCGGCCCAACGCCGCCGAGCGGCTCGCCGCGCGCAAGGCCCGCCGGCAGCGGCCCGCCGACGAGCTGGTGGCCGAGACCGAGACCGACGCCGACCTCGACGAGTAG
- a CDS encoding DUF397 domain-containing protein has product MGQHPKGDFDLSRAVWQRAEGDTSEGAVEVAFVDDLIGMRNSAEPDGPVLVFTQAEWDAFVAGAQDGEFDLD; this is encoded by the coding sequence ATGGGTCAGCACCCCAAGGGCGATTTCGACCTGTCCCGGGCGGTTTGGCAGCGGGCCGAGGGCGACACCTCCGAGGGCGCGGTCGAGGTGGCCTTCGTCGACGACCTGATCGGCATGCGCAACTCGGCGGAGCCGGACGGGCCGGTGCTGGTCTTCACCCAGGCCGAGTGGGACGCCTTCGTGGCGGGCGCCCAGGACGGCGAGTTCGACCTGGACTGA
- a CDS encoding cyclase — MTSRGARWALIGAAGVAAAGVGRAVVRRRRHRPERQGGWYVVRREITVDRPMANVIGFWTDRARLDRALAEWATLEQLDGDRWRCVARDPAGGGTEWRAEITVDGPGRLSWRVTDGPYPQQGRIELVPAPQDPGTEIRAELRWRTGPVRRIAGLPGGHDPDAGLRETLRRVKSLVESG, encoded by the coding sequence ATGACCAGCAGGGGAGCGAGATGGGCGCTGATCGGTGCCGCCGGGGTCGCCGCGGCCGGCGTCGGGCGGGCGGTGGTCCGGCGGCGCCGGCACCGGCCCGAGCGGCAGGGCGGCTGGTACGTCGTCCGGCGGGAGATCACCGTGGACCGGCCGATGGCCAACGTGATCGGCTTCTGGACCGATCGGGCGCGGCTCGACCGGGCGCTCGCCGAGTGGGCGACCCTGGAGCAGCTCGACGGCGACCGGTGGCGCTGCGTGGCCCGCGACCCGGCCGGCGGCGGCACGGAGTGGCGGGCGGAGATCACGGTCGACGGCCCGGGCCGGCTGAGCTGGCGGGTGACCGACGGCCCGTACCCGCAGCAGGGGCGGATCGAGCTGGTCCCCGCCCCGCAGGACCCGGGCACCGAGATCCGGGCCGAGCTGCGCTGGCGCACGGGGCCGGTGCGCCGGATCGCCGGGCTGCCCGGCGGCCACGACCCCGACGCCGGGCTGCGGGAGACGCTGCGCCGGGTGAAGTCGCTGGTCGAGTCCGGCTGA
- a CDS encoding DUF3618 domain-containing protein encodes MSTDPDQIRREIEATRNSLSSDVDALAYKVSPGRIVHDRKQRARNALQNVRERVMGTASDYGHNTGHAAHAVADRASSAAATASDKAHSAASTMGDAAHAAPRVLREKSEGNPLAAGLVAFGVGMLASSLIPATRREQRLATEVRERAGEHAGAVREKLGEVAAEMRDELRGPAQQAKEEVRATAQDAVHAVKDDTRAAAHDVKDQAQQVGR; translated from the coding sequence ATGAGCACCGATCCCGACCAGATCCGCCGCGAGATCGAGGCCACCCGCAACAGCCTGAGCAGCGATGTGGACGCCCTGGCGTACAAGGTCAGCCCGGGCCGCATCGTCCACGACCGCAAGCAGCGGGCGCGCAACGCGCTACAGAATGTGAGGGAAAGGGTCATGGGAACCGCTTCGGACTACGGCCACAACACCGGGCACGCCGCGCACGCGGTGGCCGACCGCGCCTCCTCGGCCGCCGCCACCGCGAGCGACAAGGCGCACTCGGCGGCCTCGACCATGGGCGACGCCGCGCACGCCGCCCCGCGGGTGCTGCGGGAGAAGTCCGAGGGCAATCCGCTCGCCGCCGGCCTGGTCGCCTTCGGCGTCGGCATGCTGGCCTCCTCGCTGATCCCGGCCACCCGCCGCGAGCAGCGGCTCGCCACCGAGGTCCGGGAGCGGGCCGGCGAGCACGCCGGAGCGGTGCGGGAGAAGCTCGGCGAGGTGGCCGCGGAGATGAGGGACGAACTGCGCGGGCCGGCGCAGCAGGCGAAGGAGGAGGTGCGGGCCACCGCCCAGGACGCCGTGCACGCGGTCAAGGACGACACCCGCGCCGCCGCCCACGACGTGAAGGACCAGGCCCAGCAGGTGGGTCGCTGA
- a CDS encoding DUF397 domain-containing protein, whose translation MDLTGARWRKSTRSGNNGGNCVEVADNLPGVVLVRDTKDRDGGALAFAPDAWRAFVAGLTRA comes from the coding sequence ATGGACCTGACCGGCGCCCGGTGGCGCAAGAGCACCCGCAGCGGCAACAACGGCGGCAACTGCGTCGAGGTGGCCGACAACCTGCCCGGCGTCGTCCTCGTCCGCGACACCAAGGACCGCGACGGCGGCGCCCTGGCCTTCGCGCCCGACGCGTGGCGCGCCTTCGTCGCCGGCCTCACCCGCGCCTGA
- a CDS encoding HPP family protein yields MPPEIDEPSSPASRGVRAFGGAAVAVVVAGAVALLTRQPWLFPSLGPAIMLHVEQPEKPESSPRNTVIGHLVALLAGYALLAATGLAGRPSALQEGVTGLRIVAAAGSLAVTALVLVLLKAAHPPAGATTLIVSLGLLHTPGQLIVAAGAVVLVTLVDLLFNRATGRDMPLWRAPGPAPRKG; encoded by the coding sequence ATGCCCCCTGAGATCGACGAGCCGTCGTCCCCCGCCAGCAGGGGTGTGCGCGCCTTCGGCGGCGCGGCCGTCGCCGTGGTGGTGGCCGGCGCCGTCGCCCTGCTGACCCGGCAGCCCTGGCTGTTCCCGAGCCTCGGCCCGGCGATCATGCTGCACGTCGAGCAGCCCGAGAAGCCGGAGTCGTCCCCCCGCAACACGGTCATCGGCCACCTGGTGGCCCTGCTCGCCGGGTACGCCCTGCTGGCGGCGACCGGGCTGGCCGGCCGCCCCTCGGCGCTCCAGGAGGGCGTCACCGGACTGCGGATCGTCGCCGCGGCCGGCTCGCTGGCGGTCACCGCGCTGGTGCTCGTGCTGCTCAAGGCGGCACATCCGCCGGCCGGGGCGACCACACTGATTGTCAGCCTGGGTCTGCTGCACACCCCCGGGCAGCTCATCGTCGCGGCGGGGGCCGTGGTGCTGGTGACGCTGGTGGACCTGCTGTTCAACCGCGCCACCGGCCGGGACATGCCGCTGTGGCGGGCGCCGGGGCCGGCGCCGAGGAAGGGGTGA
- a CDS encoding molybdopterin oxidoreductase family protein codes for MIDRIADPWGPSTPYGPGEPWPARVDTFLADGHTDADVDRWVPSASILHSNGDAMDIAVHGGRIVGVRGRAGDRINHGRLDVKDLYGWQANHSPDRLRRPLVREGGRLVEADWDTAMGRIVARSKELLDGPGGWGHFGFYTSGQLFLEEYYTLSVIGKAGIGTPHMDGNTRLCTATAASALKASFGTDGQPGSYTDVDHCDAIALWGHNVAETQSVLWMRMLDRRRGPNAPAMLAVDPRATPVAREADVHLAVRNGTNVALLNGLLRELIRRGWYDEAYVRAHTIGFAELCRVVEDYPVRRVAEICDVPARDLEAAAELLGTCDRLLSTVLQGFYQSNQATAASCAVNNLHLLRGMLGRPGAGLYQMNGQPTAQNNRECGADGDLPGLRNWANPEHVAQLARLWNVDVDTIPHWAPPTHAMQIFRYAEQGSIKLLWISATNPAVSLPDLARIRRILAKPELFLVVQDLFLTETAELADVVLPAATWGEKTGTFTSVDRTVHISDKAVDPPGEARPDLDIFLDYARRMDFRDRDGNPLVPWSDPESAFEAWKECSRGRPCDYTGITYERLRGGGIQWPCDSEHPDGTERLYTDGVFNTDPDYCETYGQDLATGAELLPDEYRAKEPGGRAFLHATPYQPSPEVPSDEYPLLLTTGRTVYQFHTRTKTGRATQLVHAAPEVWVEVSPADADRLGVGEGDRVRVESPRGVVRVRARVCGVRPGVVFVPFHYGYWDAGDGAEPDRAANELTVTAWDPVSKQPIFKVAAVRLVREGDSGGRAAPAPTVGGSAPVAGADVPATVGGPAAEATSTTEGA; via the coding sequence ATGATCGACCGGATCGCGGACCCCTGGGGGCCGAGCACGCCGTACGGGCCGGGTGAGCCCTGGCCGGCGCGGGTGGACACGTTCCTCGCCGACGGGCACACCGACGCGGACGTCGACCGCTGGGTGCCCTCGGCGTCGATCCTGCACTCCAACGGCGACGCCATGGACATCGCCGTGCACGGCGGCCGGATCGTCGGCGTGCGCGGGCGGGCGGGTGACCGGATCAACCACGGCCGCCTCGACGTCAAGGACCTGTACGGCTGGCAGGCCAACCACAGCCCGGACCGGCTGCGCCGGCCGCTGGTACGCGAGGGCGGCCGCCTCGTCGAGGCCGACTGGGACACGGCGATGGGCCGGATCGTGGCCCGCTCGAAGGAGCTGCTCGACGGCCCCGGCGGGTGGGGGCACTTCGGCTTCTACACCTCCGGCCAGCTCTTCCTCGAGGAGTACTACACGCTCTCCGTGATCGGAAAGGCCGGGATCGGCACCCCGCACATGGACGGCAACACCCGGCTCTGCACCGCCACCGCCGCCTCCGCGCTCAAGGCGTCCTTCGGCACCGACGGGCAGCCCGGGTCGTACACCGACGTGGACCACTGCGACGCGATCGCGCTGTGGGGGCACAACGTCGCGGAGACCCAGTCGGTGCTCTGGATGCGGATGCTGGACCGGCGGCGCGGCCCGAACGCGCCGGCCATGCTCGCGGTCGACCCCCGCGCCACCCCGGTGGCCCGGGAGGCCGACGTGCACCTGGCCGTCCGCAACGGCACCAACGTCGCCCTGCTCAACGGCCTGCTCCGCGAGCTGATCCGGCGCGGCTGGTACGACGAGGCGTACGTGCGCGCGCACACGATCGGCTTCGCGGAGCTGTGCCGGGTGGTCGAGGACTACCCCGTACGGCGGGTGGCGGAGATCTGCGACGTCCCCGCCCGCGACCTGGAGGCCGCCGCCGAGCTGCTCGGCACCTGCGACCGGCTGCTCTCCACCGTCCTGCAGGGCTTCTACCAGTCCAACCAGGCGACCGCTGCGAGCTGCGCGGTGAACAACCTGCACCTGCTCCGGGGGATGCTCGGCCGCCCCGGCGCCGGCCTGTACCAGATGAACGGCCAGCCCACCGCGCAGAACAACCGGGAGTGCGGGGCCGACGGCGACCTGCCCGGTCTGCGCAACTGGGCGAATCCCGAGCACGTCGCGCAGCTGGCCCGGCTGTGGAACGTCGACGTGGACACGATCCCGCACTGGGCGCCGCCGACCCACGCCATGCAGATCTTCCGGTACGCGGAGCAGGGCTCGATCAAGCTGCTCTGGATCTCGGCCACCAACCCGGCGGTGTCGCTGCCGGACCTGGCCCGCATCCGCCGCATCCTGGCGAAGCCCGAGCTGTTCCTGGTGGTGCAGGACCTGTTCCTGACCGAGACCGCCGAGCTGGCCGACGTGGTGCTGCCGGCCGCCACCTGGGGCGAGAAGACCGGCACGTTCACCAGCGTCGACCGGACCGTGCACATCTCCGACAAGGCCGTCGACCCGCCCGGCGAGGCCCGCCCCGACCTCGACATCTTCCTCGACTACGCGCGCCGGATGGACTTCCGGGACCGGGACGGGAACCCGCTGGTCCCGTGGTCCGACCCCGAGTCGGCGTTCGAGGCGTGGAAGGAGTGCTCGCGGGGCCGGCCGTGCGACTACACCGGCATCACGTACGAGCGGCTGCGCGGCGGCGGCATCCAGTGGCCGTGCGACTCCGAGCATCCCGACGGCACCGAGCGGCTCTACACCGACGGCGTGTTCAACACCGACCCGGACTACTGCGAGACGTACGGGCAGGACCTGGCCACCGGCGCGGAGCTGCTGCCGGACGAGTACCGCGCGAAGGAGCCGGGCGGGCGGGCGTTCCTGCACGCCACGCCGTACCAGCCGTCGCCGGAGGTGCCGAGCGACGAGTACCCGCTGCTGCTCACCACCGGCCGGACCGTCTACCAGTTCCACACCCGCACCAAGACCGGCCGGGCCACGCAGCTCGTGCACGCCGCGCCGGAGGTCTGGGTCGAGGTCAGCCCGGCCGACGCCGACCGGCTCGGCGTGGGGGAGGGGGACCGGGTCCGGGTCGAGTCGCCGCGCGGCGTGGTGCGCGTCCGGGCCCGCGTCTGCGGGGTACGCCCCGGCGTGGTCTTCGTGCCGTTCCACTACGGCTACTGGGACGCCGGGGACGGCGCCGAGCCGGACCGGGCGGCGAACGAGCTGACGGTCACCGCCTGGGACCCCGTGTCCAAGCAGCCCATCTTCAAGGTCGCCGCGGTCCGGCTGGTCCGCGAGGGCGACTCGGGCGGGCGTGCCGCCCCCGCGCCCACGGTCGGCGGCAGCGCCCCCGTGGCGGGCGCGGACGTGCCGGCGACGGTGGGCGGTCCGGCGGCCGAGGCGACGTCGACGACGGAAGGGGCCTGA
- a CDS encoding DUF4383 domain-containing protein: MARDRHGGAPAGPKPAVQGAAVLVAAVFLLVGVLGFVPGVTAGYDDMTFAGHTSGAKLFGLFQVSILHNLLHLLFGLVGLVLARNVAGSRLFLGGGGAIYLVLWLYGFAIDFSAEHSVVNFIPLNGPDNWLHLGLGFGMLAMGLLLSHGVGTGEPLDSPPDRP; encoded by the coding sequence ATGGCGCGTGACCGGCACGGTGGGGCGCCGGCGGGTCCGAAGCCCGCGGTGCAGGGCGCCGCCGTCCTGGTGGCCGCGGTGTTCCTCCTGGTCGGCGTGCTCGGGTTCGTCCCCGGCGTCACCGCGGGGTACGACGACATGACGTTCGCGGGGCACACCTCGGGCGCGAAGCTGTTCGGGCTGTTCCAGGTGTCGATCCTGCACAACCTGCTGCACCTGCTGTTCGGGCTGGTCGGGCTGGTGCTGGCCCGCAACGTCGCCGGGTCCCGGCTCTTCCTGGGCGGCGGCGGCGCGATCTACCTGGTGCTCTGGTTGTACGGGTTCGCCATCGACTTCTCCGCCGAGCACAGCGTGGTCAACTTCATCCCGCTCAACGGCCCGGACAACTGGCTGCACCTCGGGCTCGGCTTCGGCATGCTCGCCATGGGGCTGCTGCTGTCCCACGGCGTCGGCACCGGCGAGCCGCTGGACAGCCCGCCCGACCGCCCCTGA
- a CDS encoding flavin reductase codes for MAGQRGPLVTRLVPHQPMRPLWRCRNCGAEWPCQPARLVLLTEYRNDRIALLVYLSTLMAEAADHLATLNGHARPANLHDRFLGWARAR; via the coding sequence ATGGCGGGCCAACGGGGGCCGCTGGTGACCCGACTCGTGCCCCACCAGCCGATGCGACCGCTCTGGCGGTGCCGCAACTGCGGCGCGGAGTGGCCCTGCCAACCCGCCCGCCTCGTCCTGCTCACCGAGTACCGCAACGACCGCATCGCGCTGCTCGTCTACCTGAGCACCCTGATGGCCGAGGCCGCCGACCATCTCGCCACGCTCAACGGCCACGCCCGCCCCGCCAACCTGCACGACCGCTTCCTCGGCTGGGCCCGCGCCCGCTGA
- the rplU gene encoding 50S ribosomal protein L21 — MYAIVKTGGKQYKVAEGDVIEVEKLAGTPGDAVQLTAVLLVDGDDLVTDAAKLANVSVSGEIAAHTKGPKIRIHKFKNKTGYHKRQGHRQPLTQVKVTGISSGK, encoded by the coding sequence ATGTACGCGATCGTCAAGACCGGCGGCAAGCAGTACAAGGTCGCCGAGGGCGACGTGATCGAGGTCGAGAAGCTCGCCGGCACCCCCGGCGACGCGGTGCAGCTCACCGCGGTGCTCCTCGTCGACGGTGACGACCTGGTGACCGACGCGGCCAAGCTCGCCAACGTCTCGGTGTCCGGTGAGATCGCCGCGCACACCAAGGGCCCGAAGATCCGGATTCACAAGTTCAAGAACAAGACCGGCTACCACAAGCGCCAGGGTCACCGCCAGCCGCTGACCCAGGTCAAGGTGACCGGCATCTCCAGCGGGAAGTAG